The Candidatus Korarchaeota archaeon NZ13-K genomic interval TCGCTCAGGCCGACTACATGGCCTTGGGCGCTTTCATAGGCTTCCTGATGCTTGATGCCATCGGAGTGGATCCCCTCATATCCCTTCCGCTGACTTTCGCTTTGGTCTTCCTTCTGGGGGTCCTGACGCAGGTGATCGCGATAGAGCCCATACTCGAGGCCCCGGTGCTCAGCCAGATAACAGTCACGTTCTCGGTGCTCCTCATCATAAGGTACGGCCTTGAGGTGTTCATGGGTCCTTACACGAGGATAGTCGATGTGCCATATAGGGACCTCTTCATAAGGATGGGGGGCGTGTCATTCTCCCTGCCCCAGCTCATAGCCCTGGTCGTCTCGCTGGCGGTGGCCTTCGCCCTCTACCTCTTCATGAGCAGGACGTTCACCGGAGCCGCGCTCAGGGCCACGGCCCAGGACATGCTGGCCGCTCAGCTGCACGGGATAGACATAAGGAGAATGTACAGGTTGGCCTTCGGGATAGGTGTTGGCATATCAGCCATAGCGGGGGTCCTGCTCTCGCTCTTCTACCCCATCTACCCTGAGATGGGCGCCTTCTTCGCTATGATAGCCTTCATATGCGTCGTCTTGGGGGGTTTCGGGAGCATATTCGGGGCCTACCTCGGGGGGATTCTTATAGGCCTCCTCGAGACGATAAGCGCGCTTTTCATCTCGCCCTCGCTGAAGACCCTCACTGCCTTCATAGTCTTCATCCTGATAATACTCTTCAGGCCGAAGGGCCTCTTCGGGAGGTGATCAGGTGAGCCTCAGCAGGTCATTCATCTACCTCTGCCTGATAGCCCTTCTGCTCGCGCTCCCTATCATCTTCATGGTGCTGGATCTGGGGTTCGCCGCGGCGGCCCTCTACCTGTGTGTCCAGTACTCCATAATGGCGATGGCCTGGAACTTCCTGGCGGGCTACGCGGGCCAGGTGAGCTTCGGTCACGCCGTCTTCTTCGGGGTAGGTGCCTACACGACGATGATCCTCCTCCTCTTCTACGAGGTGACCCCCTGGGTGGGGATACCCATAGGAGGGATAATGGCCGCCCTCCTCGGCCTGGGACTGAGCTTCCTCTTCAGGCTGAGGAGCCACTGGTTCTCCCTGGCCACGCTAGCCCTGGTCACGATATTCCTCCTCCTCTTCCAGGAGTTCGCTCCAGGAAGGGCCGCGGGCCTTCAGGTCCCGATAGTCCCGCCAGAGAGGGAGCTCTACTACCTCAGGTACGCCGGGGCATACTACTACATCTACCTGGCCCTGGCCTACCTCGGCGTCGAGGTGCTCCTGATGAACTACCTGGTCAGGAGGGACATAGGATACTACCTTCAGGCAATAAGGGAGGATGAGGAGACCGCCATGTTGCTTGGCATAAACCCGTTCAAGTACAAGGTCCTGGCGATGCTGGTGAGCTCCTTCTTCATGGGAATAGCCGGGGGCATATACACGGTGAGGTTCAGGTTCGTGGACCCCTACAGCGTCTTCGACCTGCTGCTGATATCCATATACCCGGTCATAGCCTCTCTCCTCGGTGGGATGTACACCTTCTGGGGACCTGTGGTGGGCTCCTTCATATTCGTTCCCATATTCGAGTACATAAGGTCGAACGTGGTCACGGCCTTCCCGCGCTACTTCGGCCTCCACTTCCTGGTGGCCGGCATAATCCTCTTCCTCATATCCCTCAGGGTGCCGCGCGGCGTAGTGGGCTGGCTGGAGAGCAGGGGCTACCTGAGACGCCCCACCCACGGGAGGTGATCCCTTGCTCAGGATCGAGGGTGTCACGAAGAGGTTCGGGGGCCTCGTCGCCCTGAGGGACGTGACCATGGAGGTCAGAGAGGGCGAGATAGTCGGGTTGATAGGCCCGAACGGCGCGGGCAAGACGACCCTCCTTAACGTAGTAACCGGTTTCCTCAAACCGGAAGCCGGAAGGGTCCTCTTCGGGGGTAGGGATATAACGGGATGGCCTCCCTACAGGATAACGCCGCTAGGCATAGCCAGGACCTTCCAGATAGTTAAGCCCCTCTCGAACATGACGGTCTTCGAGAACGTCCTCACGGGGGCATTCATGAGGCACAGGCAGAGGGAGGAGGCCCTGGAGAGATCTAAGATTGCGCTTGAGATGGTGGGTCTGGCCGGAAAATCCGATCTGCTCGCTGGCTCCTTGAACGTCGTTGAGAAGAAGAAGCTGGAGCTCGCAAGGGCGCTGGTCCTGGAGCCGAGGCTCCTTCTCCTTGACGAGGTAGCCTCCGGCCTGAACCCGGTGGAGATAGAGGAGATGATATCCCTCCTCAGGAGGCTGAACGCCGAGGGGATCACGATGGTCGTCATAGAGCACGTGATGAAGTTCATAATGGGGCTTGTCGACAGGCT includes:
- a CDS encoding ABC transporter ATP-binding protein is translated as MEVREGEIVGLIGPNGAGKTTLLNVVTGFLKPEAGRVLFGGRDITGWPPYRITPLGIARTFQIVKPLSNMTVFENVLTGAFMRHRQREEALERSKIALEMVGLAGKSDLLAGSLNVVEKKKLELARALVLEPRLLLLDEVASGLNPVEIEEMISLLRRLNAEGITMVVIEHVMKFIMGLVDRLVVLHYGEKIADGPKEEVANDPRVIEAYLGGVEVG
- a CDS encoding branched-chain amino acid ABC transporter permease; protein product: MSLSRSFIYLCLIALLLALPIIFMVLDLGFAAAALYLCVQYSIMAMAWNFLAGYAGQVSFGHAVFFGVGAYTTMILLLFYEVTPWVGIPIGGIMAALLGLGLSFLFRLRSHWFSLATLALVTIFLLLFQEFAPGRAAGLQVPIVPPERELYYLRYAGAYYYIYLALAYLGVEVLLMNYLVRRDIGYYLQAIREDEETAMLLGINPFKYKVLAMLVSSFFMGIAGGIYTVRFRFVDPYSVFDLLLISIYPVIASLLGGMYTFWGPVVGSFIFVPIFEYIRSNVVTAFPRYFGLHFLVAGIILFLISLRVPRGVVGWLESRGYLRRPTHGR
- a CDS encoding branched-chain amino acid ABC transporter permease, with amino-acid sequence MIAGVTLMVDPTSLVGAVVSGLMIGSIYALVAVGLALIWGVMNVINFAQADYMALGAFIGFLMLDAIGVDPLISLPLTFALVFLLGVLTQVIAIEPILEAPVLSQITVTFSVLLIIRYGLEVFMGPYTRIVDVPYRDLFIRMGGVSFSLPQLIALVVSLAVAFALYLFMSRTFTGAALRATAQDMLAAQLHGIDIRRMYRLAFGIGVGISAIAGVLLSLFYPIYPEMGAFFAMIAFICVVLGGFGSIFGAYLGGILIGLLETISALFISPSLKTLTAFIVFILIILFRPKGLFGR